A section of the Mesobacillus jeotgali genome encodes:
- a CDS encoding MaoC family dehydratase N-terminal domain-containing protein, with the protein MFQEHIGKQSNKVKNIVERGAVKKFAEAIGDLHPIFVDEETGKKSRYKRNIAPPTFPRVFDYGTIDGLNLPNKGLIHGEQTYHYERPLLVGEEITCYSVVKNYFEKKGTQGEMGFLVLESFGEDEMGNVVFASTQTVIITEAVRKVLIG; encoded by the coding sequence GTGTTTCAGGAGCATATTGGCAAGCAATCGAATAAGGTGAAAAACATTGTAGAGCGCGGTGCTGTCAAAAAATTTGCCGAAGCCATCGGTGATTTGCATCCTATTTTCGTTGACGAGGAAACGGGCAAAAAATCCAGATACAAAAGAAATATTGCTCCTCCGACTTTCCCAAGGGTTTTTGACTATGGGACAATCGACGGATTGAACCTCCCTAATAAGGGCTTGATCCATGGTGAACAAACCTACCATTATGAGCGCCCGTTACTAGTAGGTGAAGAAATTACATGCTATTCGGTGGTTAAAAACTATTTTGAGAAGAAAGGCACTCAGGGAGAAATGGGATTCCTTGTATTAGAAAGCTTCGGTGAAGACGAAATGGGAAATGTGGTTTTTGCCTCCACCCAAACCGTCATTATTACAGAAGCGGTAAGGAAGGTGTTGATCGGATGA
- a CDS encoding MaoC/PaaZ C-terminal domain-containing protein, giving the protein MSKLAELKIGDSLKEIQLDPVDRITLIKYAGASGDYNPIHTIDDEAKKAGLPGIIAHGMWTMGNLAKLFTDFYNEGFIQDYRIRFKGMVFLNDVVTLKAELAEENDNLLRFRVQAVNQNGNEVIKGDVLYHRYAS; this is encoded by the coding sequence ATGAGTAAATTGGCAGAATTGAAAATTGGCGACTCACTTAAGGAAATCCAGCTGGACCCGGTCGATCGAATCACTTTAATTAAATACGCAGGTGCGTCTGGAGATTACAACCCAATCCACACTATTGATGATGAGGCGAAAAAAGCCGGCCTGCCGGGGATTATCGCGCACGGAATGTGGACAATGGGCAACCTGGCGAAACTGTTTACTGATTTTTACAATGAAGGGTTCATTCAGGACTATAGGATCCGCTTCAAAGGGATGGTATTCCTTAATGATGTTGTCACCCTAAAGGCTGAACTTGCAGAGGAAAATGACAATCTCCTTCGCTTTCGTGTTCAAGCTGTCAATCAGAATGGCAATGAGGTCATTAAGGGAGATGTGCTATACCACCGGTATGCTTCTTAA
- a CDS encoding acyl-CoA dehydrogenase family protein — protein MNFDFDEDLLALKKNVRDFIQTEVEPVAMQIEEEDEIPRKIIELSKEMGLFGLSIPEEYGGLGIGMVEKCALYEEIGQTHNGYTTLIGAHTGIGTVGIVEMGNEQQKQKYLPAMAAGEKIGAFALTEPDAGSNAANLKTTAVKRGDKYVLNGLKHYITNALDASVFTVMAVTAEKGAKGITSFIVEKDFPGFKLGKVEKKMGLRGSHSAELVFEDCEVPVENVLGAEGQGYVNALKILANGRAGLASRNLGSCQKLLDMSVAYAKERIQFGEPIIRHQAVSHMLAEMAVEIEALRSFTYRVAWMVDSGKKVIKEAAMLKLYGSEVYNRVADKAVQIHGGLGYISDYPVERFFRDARITRIYEGTSEIQKNIIAAQLEKEY, from the coding sequence GTGAATTTTGATTTTGATGAAGATTTATTGGCGTTAAAGAAGAATGTCCGTGATTTTATCCAGACGGAAGTCGAGCCTGTTGCGATGCAAATCGAAGAAGAAGATGAAATTCCTCGCAAAATCATAGAACTTTCCAAAGAAATGGGTTTGTTTGGACTCAGCATACCGGAGGAATACGGCGGACTAGGAATTGGCATGGTTGAAAAATGTGCTCTTTATGAGGAAATCGGCCAGACACACAATGGCTACACAACTTTAATAGGTGCCCACACTGGGATCGGCACGGTTGGCATAGTGGAGATGGGCAACGAGCAGCAAAAACAGAAATATTTGCCTGCTATGGCAGCTGGTGAAAAGATCGGTGCATTCGCTCTTACTGAGCCTGATGCCGGGTCTAATGCAGCGAACCTCAAGACGACCGCCGTTAAAAGAGGAGATAAATACGTACTGAATGGTTTAAAGCATTATATCACTAATGCTTTAGACGCAAGTGTTTTCACAGTAATGGCGGTGACAGCAGAAAAAGGGGCAAAAGGGATCACTTCCTTCATTGTTGAAAAGGATTTCCCCGGGTTCAAGCTTGGCAAAGTCGAAAAGAAGATGGGGCTGCGAGGCTCGCACTCAGCTGAATTGGTTTTCGAAGATTGCGAGGTCCCTGTTGAGAATGTTCTTGGAGCAGAGGGACAGGGTTATGTGAATGCTTTGAAAATCCTGGCTAACGGAAGGGCAGGACTTGCGTCTCGCAATCTTGGATCCTGCCAGAAGCTTCTCGACATGTCTGTTGCCTATGCAAAAGAGAGAATCCAATTCGGGGAACCAATCATAAGGCACCAGGCGGTTAGCCATATGCTCGCTGAGATGGCAGTGGAAATCGAAGCGCTCCGCTCATTTACATACCGGGTTGCCTGGATGGTTGATTCGGGCAAAAAGGTGATCAAGGAAGCTGCCATGTTAAAGCTTTATGGCTCAGAAGTATACAATCGGGTCGCGGATAAAGCGGTACAAATCCACGGAGGGCTTGGTTATATATCGGATTATCCAGTAGAAAGATTTTTCAGGGATGCACGGATAACAAGAATCTATGAAGGAACGTCTGAAATCCAGAAAAATATCATAGCCGCACAGCTTGAAAAGGAATATTAG
- a CDS encoding acyl-CoA dehydrogenase family protein — translation MDFNHSEKVKKYQARLSAFMDEFIYPNEQVYKEQIDKNAPFSKVPPIMEELKEKAKEKGLWNLFLPESEYGEGLTNLEYAPLCEIMGRSSIAPEVFNCAAPDTGNMEVLVRYGTEAQKEQWLKPLLSGEIRSCFSMTEPDVASSDATNIQASIIRDGDEYVINGKKWWSSGAGDPRCKIAIVMGKNDPDAQKHEQQSMILVPLDTPGVTIKRILPVFGYDHAPHGHAEIEYKNVRVPASNMLWDKGKGFAIAQGRLGPGRIHHCMRTIGAAERALEELSKRVLGREAFGKKLAEQGVIQEWIAEARIDIEQARLLTLKAAFMMDTVGNKEAKAEIAMIKVVAPNMALKIIDRAIQAFGAAGVSDDFTLAASWANIRTLRLADGPDEVHKRAIARYELKKYM, via the coding sequence ATGGATTTTAATCACTCTGAAAAGGTCAAAAAATACCAGGCCAGGCTGTCAGCGTTCATGGATGAATTCATTTATCCAAATGAACAGGTGTATAAAGAGCAAATCGACAAAAACGCCCCCTTTTCAAAAGTACCTCCAATCATGGAAGAACTAAAGGAAAAGGCAAAAGAAAAAGGTCTTTGGAATCTATTTTTGCCTGAAAGCGAATATGGTGAAGGTCTTACCAATTTGGAATATGCTCCTCTCTGTGAAATCATGGGCAGATCAAGTATCGCCCCAGAGGTGTTCAACTGTGCTGCGCCTGATACAGGCAATATGGAAGTACTTGTACGTTACGGAACAGAAGCACAGAAGGAACAATGGCTAAAACCGCTCCTGAGCGGAGAAATTCGGTCATGCTTTTCGATGACAGAACCAGATGTTGCTTCATCTGATGCGACCAACATCCAGGCAAGCATCATCCGTGATGGTGATGAGTATGTCATTAACGGAAAGAAATGGTGGTCTTCGGGGGCTGGGGATCCACGCTGCAAGATCGCGATTGTGATGGGGAAAAATGACCCTGATGCCCAGAAGCATGAGCAGCAATCTATGATTCTCGTTCCGCTGGATACACCAGGAGTCACCATCAAAAGGATCCTGCCAGTCTTTGGTTATGATCATGCTCCCCATGGCCATGCCGAAATAGAATACAAGAATGTAAGAGTACCTGCTTCCAATATGCTTTGGGACAAGGGCAAAGGATTTGCGATTGCCCAGGGACGCCTGGGTCCTGGCAGGATCCATCATTGCATGAGAACGATCGGTGCTGCGGAACGGGCGCTTGAAGAATTGTCCAAAAGGGTTCTTGGAAGAGAAGCCTTCGGTAAAAAGCTTGCGGAACAAGGTGTCATCCAGGAATGGATCGCGGAAGCAAGAATAGATATTGAACAGGCCAGACTTTTGACTTTGAAGGCAGCCTTCATGATGGATACTGTCGGAAACAAAGAAGCGAAAGCAGAAATTGCAATGATTAAGGTCGTGGCACCAAATATGGCGTTAAAAATTATTGACAGGGCGATTCAGGCTTTTGGCGCAGCTGGTGTAAGCGATGATTTCACACTTGCAGCCTCATGGGCAAATATCCGGACCCTTCGTTTAGCTGACGGACCAGATGAGGTACACAAACGAGCAATTGCACGCTATGAACTTAAAAAATATATGTAA
- a CDS encoding SDR family oxidoreductase, which translates to MHVSDLFSLRGKVAIVTGGGRGLGEQIAVGFAEAGANVVVCSRRVEACEEVSQKLKESGVESLALRCDITNQEDVKNVVQKTLEKFGRIDILVNNSGASWGAPAEEMPLEAWQKVMNVNVTGTFLMSQAAGKVMLEQGAGKIINIASVAGLKGSNPKVMDAIGYNASKGAVITFTKDLAAKWGPRGIYVNAIAPGFFPTKMSKGLLEKGGQSILEGTPLRKFGSDTDLKGVAVFLAAPASDYITGDVIVVDGGTHVL; encoded by the coding sequence ATGCATGTATCAGATTTATTTTCACTCAGAGGAAAAGTAGCGATTGTTACAGGTGGCGGCCGGGGACTTGGGGAACAAATCGCTGTAGGTTTTGCTGAAGCTGGAGCCAATGTCGTCGTTTGTTCGAGACGAGTGGAAGCCTGTGAGGAAGTAAGCCAGAAACTGAAAGAATCAGGGGTAGAATCTTTAGCGTTAAGGTGTGACATCACCAATCAAGAAGACGTGAAAAACGTAGTTCAAAAAACCTTAGAGAAATTCGGGCGGATTGACATCCTTGTCAATAACAGCGGGGCATCCTGGGGGGCGCCTGCGGAAGAGATGCCTCTAGAAGCATGGCAAAAAGTCATGAATGTCAATGTTACTGGCACCTTCTTAATGTCCCAGGCTGCAGGGAAAGTCATGCTTGAGCAAGGGGCAGGCAAAATCATTAATATTGCGTCGGTTGCTGGCCTGAAAGGATCCAATCCAAAAGTGATGGATGCGATTGGCTATAACGCCAGCAAGGGGGCTGTCATTACATTTACAAAGGATTTGGCGGCTAAATGGGGGCCGCGCGGCATTTATGTGAATGCCATTGCCCCTGGATTCTTCCCAACGAAGATGTCGAAAGGACTGCTGGAAAAAGGCGGTCAGTCAATACTGGAAGGAACGCCATTAAGGAAATTCGGTTCTGATACCGACCTTAAGGGCGTCGCTGTATTCCTGGCGGCACCGGCATCTGACTATATTACTGGTGACGTAATTGTTGTAGATGGAGGAACACATGTGCTTTAA
- a CDS encoding thiolase family protein — translation MKRDAVIVSAVRTAIGRQGGALASVPAHVFGAEVIKEAIRRANVQPEMIEDVIMGNVISGGGNIARLTALQTGFSQELPGLTIDRQCGSGINAVNLAAQAIRSGAGDVYIAGGIESMSRAPYLMDKPEKPYSPVPPSFRKSQLSPKEIGDPPMGITAENLVEKYSITREEQDEFALSSQQKMSAAMAGGRFDDQIVPITIPVRKGDSFIFKKDEHPRPQTTLEALTKLPPAFLQGGSVTAGSSSGLNDGAAALVIMSREKAQELGLAPLAIIRESSVAGVDPNIMGIGPVPAVRKVLQKSGLKMEDMDIIEINEAFAAQVIACNRELNMDMDKVNVNGGAIAHGHPLGATGAILVTKAVYELERRGGRYALITACIGGGQGIATIIERE, via the coding sequence TTGAAGAGAGATGCCGTAATCGTATCTGCAGTCAGGACAGCAATTGGCAGGCAGGGTGGAGCGCTTGCATCTGTCCCTGCACATGTATTTGGTGCGGAAGTAATAAAAGAAGCGATCAGGAGGGCAAACGTCCAGCCAGAAATGATTGAAGATGTCATTATGGGTAATGTCATCAGCGGAGGCGGGAACATTGCCCGTCTGACAGCTCTTCAAACCGGCTTTTCACAAGAATTGCCTGGCTTGACCATCGATCGGCAGTGCGGGTCTGGAATCAACGCTGTCAATCTCGCTGCCCAGGCAATCCGTTCAGGTGCTGGTGACGTATATATTGCTGGCGGAATCGAGAGTATGAGCAGGGCACCTTATTTAATGGATAAACCTGAAAAACCATACAGCCCAGTACCGCCAAGCTTTAGGAAGTCCCAACTCTCGCCCAAGGAAATCGGCGATCCGCCAATGGGCATCACTGCGGAAAATCTGGTGGAAAAATATTCGATCACAAGAGAAGAGCAGGACGAATTTGCGCTGTCCAGTCAGCAAAAAATGTCTGCTGCAATGGCTGGGGGACGTTTCGACGACCAAATCGTTCCCATCACGATCCCAGTCCGAAAAGGAGATTCCTTCATTTTTAAAAAGGATGAACACCCGAGGCCGCAAACAACATTAGAAGCGCTAACCAAGCTTCCGCCAGCCTTTTTACAGGGAGGGTCGGTTACTGCCGGCAGCAGCTCGGGATTGAATGATGGTGCAGCTGCACTAGTTATCATGTCCAGAGAGAAAGCCCAGGAATTAGGTTTGGCACCATTGGCAATCATTAGGGAATCCTCTGTAGCTGGGGTCGATCCGAATATCATGGGCATCGGACCGGTTCCTGCGGTTAGAAAAGTTCTTCAGAAGTCCGGCCTGAAAATGGAGGACATGGACATTATTGAAATAAACGAGGCTTTCGCTGCCCAGGTCATTGCCTGCAATCGGGAGCTGAACATGGATATGGATAAAGTGAATGTAAATGGCGGGGCGATAGCCCATGGTCATCCCCTTGGTGCTACAGGAGCAATCCTCGTCACTAAGGCTGTATATGAGCTTGAAAGAAGAGGAGGACGTTATGCCCTTATTACTGCCTGTATCGGCGGCGGACAGGGTATTGCCACAATTATCGAACGGGAATGA
- a CDS encoding phosphotransferase family protein, whose product MASDTIPIRHGEELDTAVIEKYLREHLLNLPEDNLTIEQFSFGKSNLTYQLKIGEWEAVLRRPPLGPVAPKAHDMEREYKILKEISPHFAAAPKPYLFADETVIGSPFFVMERKHGIVLDTDFPEGITPTEEMCRTLSVTMVEHLAELHSIDYKKTKLAEMTKPAGFMERQVIGWIRRYERAETDIVDGVEQLKQWMMKNVSESETPAIIHYDYKLNNSMFNKELTQMVGLFDWEMTTVGDPLADLGVAMSYWIEPDDSDLLKRGMGKPPVTVAPGFMTREEFMDLYANKSGRNLDNMNFYQTFAYFKLAVICQQIYYRWKKGQTKDSRFAHLDQFVSSLIQYSLYTAGKKG is encoded by the coding sequence ATGGCTTCTGATACGATTCCAATCAGGCATGGAGAAGAACTGGATACAGCGGTCATCGAAAAGTACTTAAGGGAGCACTTACTGAATCTTCCTGAGGATAATTTGACAATCGAACAATTCAGCTTTGGAAAATCAAATTTAACCTACCAGCTGAAGATAGGTGAATGGGAAGCGGTCTTAAGACGTCCGCCGCTCGGTCCTGTAGCTCCAAAAGCTCACGATATGGAAAGGGAGTACAAGATACTTAAAGAAATCAGCCCTCACTTCGCGGCTGCTCCAAAACCTTATTTGTTTGCAGATGAAACTGTGATCGGCAGCCCATTCTTTGTCATGGAAAGAAAGCATGGTATTGTCCTTGATACTGACTTTCCTGAAGGTATAACACCTACAGAAGAGATGTGCAGAACCTTATCAGTAACGATGGTCGAACATCTGGCTGAGCTGCACAGTATTGATTATAAAAAGACAAAGCTAGCCGAAATGACCAAACCTGCAGGGTTCATGGAACGGCAAGTCATTGGCTGGATCCGCCGTTATGAGCGGGCGGAAACAGACATTGTCGATGGTGTGGAGCAGCTTAAGCAATGGATGATGAAGAATGTGTCAGAATCTGAAACGCCAGCAATCATCCATTATGATTATAAACTGAATAACTCCATGTTCAATAAAGAATTGACACAAATGGTCGGCCTATTTGATTGGGAGATGACCACAGTCGGTGACCCGCTTGCCGATTTGGGAGTCGCCATGAGCTACTGGATTGAGCCAGATGATTCTGACCTGTTAAAAAGAGGAATGGGCAAGCCGCCTGTAACAGTGGCACCTGGTTTTATGACTCGTGAAGAATTCATGGATCTGTATGCAAACAAAAGCGGCAGGAATCTGGATAATATGAATTTTTATCAAACCTTTGCATATTTCAAGCTTGCCGTCATTTGCCAGCAAATTTATTACAGATGGAAGAAGGGTCAGACAAAGGATAGCCGATTTGCGCACCTTGACCAGTTTGTCAGCAGCTTGATCCAATATTCGTTATACACAGCAGGGAAGAAGGGTTGA
- a CDS encoding alpha/beta hydrolase fold domain-containing protein, with translation MMKIHLLLKKEDIDKKKMADNKIAVVFDVLLATSTITSALEFGAKEVIPVLDGKAAQQEAAGMENDSYVLVGEYQGKTIDGFLSPNPLELRKKIEGKSVILSTTNGTVALKNSADANAVYAASLMNCQAVANHILKDYRGETIVVVCSGSSNEFNVEDFHGAGCFIDCLIKQCDMEFFLTDSAYAAHSFYHAHTQNSVDILKASRVGRMLSKHSFSREIEFVSQENIFSQVPMLIDKKRIIALADDNVYKKGDDWMSLKPEVKALLEALAKNPVPPLEQLPLTEARKGFELSAKQMSKAEKLAKTQNRRIPGYKDEINIRIYAPEDAKGSKLPAIVYYHGGGWVIGNIDTHDALCHTLSCEANCIVVSVDYSLAPESKFPVAVEDSYLAAKWVFENAADLNIDEDFIAVAGDSAGGNLAAAVCYLAVQRKTTSIAYQMLFYPSTGFEYTPSYEKFGEGYYLTKSTMTWFREQYLNSIEDTQNPLAAPMLIPDEITPLLPPAYILTAELDPLCDGGESFATKLKNAGVETQYVCAPGMLHGFLGMTEHLPDGKQAIKDAAAAFKKRSSLKPVE, from the coding sequence ATGATGAAAATTCACCTTTTGCTGAAAAAGGAAGACATCGATAAGAAAAAGATGGCTGACAACAAAATTGCTGTCGTTTTCGACGTACTCCTGGCTACTTCTACAATTACATCAGCACTGGAATTCGGAGCTAAAGAAGTGATTCCTGTCCTGGATGGAAAAGCGGCACAACAAGAAGCGGCTGGCATGGAAAATGACAGTTATGTCCTTGTTGGAGAATATCAGGGGAAAACAATCGATGGGTTTCTCTCACCAAACCCTCTGGAATTAAGGAAAAAAATCGAGGGTAAGTCCGTCATTCTGTCTACCACGAACGGAACTGTTGCACTAAAGAATTCTGCAGATGCGAATGCTGTCTATGCAGCATCCCTGATGAACTGCCAGGCAGTTGCTAATCATATTTTAAAAGATTATCGAGGGGAAACCATTGTAGTCGTCTGCTCTGGCTCATCCAATGAGTTCAATGTAGAGGATTTTCACGGGGCCGGATGCTTCATTGACTGCCTGATCAAGCAATGTGACATGGAGTTTTTCCTGACAGATTCTGCTTATGCTGCACACAGTTTCTACCATGCCCACACTCAAAACAGTGTTGATATATTAAAAGCTTCGAGAGTCGGCCGGATGCTTAGTAAACATAGTTTTAGCAGGGAAATTGAATTTGTGTCACAGGAAAATATATTTTCACAAGTCCCTATGCTGATTGATAAAAAAAGAATTATTGCACTTGCGGATGATAACGTTTACAAAAAAGGAGATGACTGGATGTCATTAAAACCCGAAGTTAAAGCATTACTTGAAGCCTTAGCAAAAAATCCTGTGCCGCCATTGGAACAACTGCCGCTTACCGAAGCAAGGAAAGGTTTTGAACTATCTGCAAAACAAATGAGTAAAGCCGAGAAACTCGCAAAAACTCAGAATCGCAGAATCCCTGGATACAAGGATGAAATCAATATAAGGATTTATGCACCAGAGGATGCAAAAGGGTCAAAGCTCCCAGCTATCGTCTATTACCATGGAGGCGGCTGGGTGATCGGCAATATCGATACTCATGATGCCCTTTGCCATACATTGTCCTGCGAAGCAAACTGTATAGTCGTCTCGGTGGATTACAGTCTCGCTCCAGAAAGCAAATTTCCAGTTGCCGTTGAAGATTCCTATTTAGCTGCCAAATGGGTGTTTGAAAACGCTGCTGATTTGAACATTGATGAAGACTTTATCGCTGTGGCGGGAGATAGTGCAGGGGGAAACCTTGCAGCAGCAGTTTGTTACCTAGCTGTCCAAAGAAAGACAACTTCGATCGCATACCAGATGTTGTTTTACCCGTCTACTGGCTTTGAATATACGCCATCATATGAAAAATTCGGGGAAGGCTACTATTTGACAAAGTCTACAATGACCTGGTTCCGCGAACAATACCTGAACTCAATTGAAGATACACAAAACCCCCTGGCCGCGCCTATGCTAATACCTGATGAGATAACGCCTCTTTTGCCGCCAGCATATATCCTGACAGCGGAGCTTGACCCATTATGTGATGGCGGAGAGAGTTTTGCCACGAAACTTAAAAATGCGGGTGTAGAGACACAATATGTTTGCGCACCCGGCATGCTTCACGGTTTTCTCGGTATGACTGAACACTTGCCAGATGGAAAACAAGCTATCAAAGATGCTGCTGCAGCCTTCAAGAAGAGAAGTTCGCTTAAACCGGTTGAATAA
- a CDS encoding long-chain fatty acid--CoA ligase — MPNLHYDHWPKISKSLTLPETSLYENLKVSAERYPDQNAIYYYGKALSYRELDEDVNMLAGFLQQKLGVAKGDRVLLFMQNSPQFVIGFYAISRADAIVVPINPMLTADELSFYIKDCSITSALVGQELYDKVEPLIGTTPLKNVVIAAYSDYKGENLRGIVPPEVEAAKVVYGQPGHFHWSEAISAKYEAGAHTTKADDLVVLPYTSGTTGLPKGCMHTNRTVQANTIGAYHWSSSTTSAVHLTTLPLFHVTGMVHSMHMPIFSGSTMVLMTRWNREAAVELIKSQGCTHWVAIATMIVDFLANPKLNPEDISTLTSISGGGAALPEAVGEKLYNLTGLRFVEGYGLSETIAQTHFNPPDRPKMQCLGIPSFDVDARVIEPSTGKELGAGEAGEIIVNGPQVMVGYYNREDENRSSFIELEGKRFFRTGDIGRYDEEGYYFMVDRVKRMINASGYKVWPTEVESYLYKHPAIQQAVVVGIPDPRRGESVKAFVILNDGFEGSISEEEIIEWSKQHMAAYKYPREVEFRKQFPMTSSGKILWRKLQEEEREKAEKQVR, encoded by the coding sequence ATGCCTAATCTTCATTATGATCATTGGCCGAAAATCTCTAAATCACTCACCTTGCCGGAAACATCACTCTATGAAAATTTGAAAGTCAGTGCTGAGCGGTATCCGGACCAGAACGCAATCTATTACTATGGAAAAGCGCTATCCTATAGGGAGCTTGATGAAGATGTAAATATGCTTGCAGGTTTCCTTCAGCAAAAACTTGGCGTTGCCAAAGGGGATAGAGTTCTTTTATTCATGCAAAATTCTCCCCAGTTTGTCATTGGTTTTTACGCAATATCCAGGGCTGATGCTATCGTTGTGCCCATCAATCCAATGCTTACTGCAGACGAACTTAGTTTTTATATCAAGGATTGCAGTATCACCTCAGCACTGGTTGGCCAGGAGCTCTATGATAAAGTAGAGCCGCTCATTGGTACTACACCTTTAAAGAATGTCGTCATTGCAGCTTATTCAGATTACAAAGGGGAAAATTTAAGAGGCATTGTTCCTCCAGAGGTCGAAGCAGCCAAAGTAGTATACGGGCAACCGGGACATTTTCACTGGAGCGAAGCCATTTCCGCAAAATATGAAGCAGGTGCCCATACGACAAAAGCTGATGACCTGGTTGTGCTTCCTTACACATCAGGGACAACAGGGCTGCCAAAAGGGTGTATGCACACTAACCGGACAGTTCAGGCAAATACAATCGGTGCCTATCACTGGTCAAGTTCCACTACTAGTGCAGTGCATCTGACTACACTGCCATTATTCCATGTAACTGGTATGGTACACAGCATGCATATGCCAATCTTTTCCGGCAGTACGATGGTCTTGATGACAAGATGGAATCGAGAGGCAGCGGTCGAGTTGATTAAATCGCAGGGCTGTACTCATTGGGTAGCAATTGCCACGATGATCGTCGATTTCCTGGCAAATCCAAAGCTAAACCCGGAAGATATCTCTACACTAACCTCTATTTCTGGCGGTGGCGCCGCACTTCCAGAAGCGGTTGGAGAAAAATTGTACAATTTGACAGGTCTTAGGTTTGTAGAAGGCTATGGCCTTTCCGAAACAATTGCCCAAACACATTTCAATCCGCCAGACCGTCCAAAAATGCAATGTCTTGGCATTCCGTCCTTTGATGTCGATGCGAGGGTGATTGAACCGAGCACTGGAAAGGAACTGGGTGCTGGTGAAGCAGGCGAAATTATCGTGAATGGGCCTCAAGTCATGGTCGGCTATTACAACAGGGAGGATGAAAACAGAAGTTCCTTTATTGAATTAGAAGGCAAAAGGTTCTTCAGAACAGGTGATATTGGAAGATATGATGAGGAAGGGTACTACTTTATGGTCGACCGCGTGAAAAGGATGATAAATGCATCAGGATACAAGGTTTGGCCTACGGAGGTAGAATCTTATCTTTATAAGCATCCGGCAATCCAGCAGGCAGTAGTTGTTGGCATACCGGATCCTAGAAGAGGCGAATCGGTCAAGGCATTTGTAATTTTAAACGATGGGTTTGAGGGAAGTATCAGTGAAGAAGAAATAATCGAATGGTCCAAACAGCATATGGCGGCCTACAAATATCCTCGCGAGGTTGAATTCAGGAAGCAATTCCCAATGACAAGCAGCGGAAAAATCCTCTGGCGGAAGCTTCAGGAGGAAGAGAGGGAGAAAGCTGAAAAACAAGTAAGGTAA
- a CDS encoding branched-chain amino acid ABC transporter permease — protein sequence MEILVQQLFNGLTIGSVYALVALGLTLVYGILHIPNFAHGALYMMGGYITLMMMVQYGLHYWLAILISVFAVGLIGVLMERLVFHPLRHAPPIHDKIAAIGILLFLEAFAQFIWGADYQMMTTPYDQVVQLFGLTFTMQRLLIIISAIGVMVLLYLFLKKTFTGATIIAMSQDRDGANLVGINTNRVAMLTFLISGGLAAIASSLASPINLVFPGMGQLVILKAFVIIILGGMGSIPGAIIGGYILGFSESLGATYISNDYKDIIAFILLVIILTVKPTGLFAKGGH from the coding sequence ATGGAGATATTGGTTCAGCAGCTGTTCAATGGTCTGACCATCGGCAGCGTATATGCCTTAGTAGCTCTTGGACTCACTCTTGTATACGGTATCCTTCATATCCCGAATTTCGCCCATGGCGCGTTATACATGATGGGTGGATATATAACCTTGATGATGATGGTCCAATATGGTCTTCATTACTGGCTGGCGATTCTCATTTCAGTCTTCGCTGTCGGATTAATTGGCGTATTGATGGAACGATTGGTCTTCCATCCATTAAGGCATGCACCGCCGATTCATGACAAAATAGCAGCGATTGGAATTCTGTTATTTTTGGAAGCATTCGCTCAATTTATTTGGGGTGCTGATTATCAGATGATGACAACACCATATGACCAGGTTGTACAGTTATTCGGTTTGACCTTCACGATGCAAAGATTGCTGATTATCATCTCTGCCATAGGTGTAATGGTATTGCTTTACCTGTTCCTGAAAAAAACGTTTACTGGTGCTACAATCATTGCTATGTCACAGGATCGTGATGGTGCCAACCTGGTAGGTATCAATACAAACCGGGTGGCGATGCTGACATTCCTTATTTCCGGAGGGCTTGCTGCCATTGCCAGTTCACTGGCATCACCTATTAATCTAGTTTTTCCCGGAATGGGCCAGCTGGTAATCCTGAAAGCTTTTGTCATCATCATCCTGGGTGGAATGGGCAGTATTCCCGGTGCGATCATCGGGGGTTATATTCTAGGATTCAGTGAAAGCCTGGGGGCAACGTATATCTCTAATGATTACAAAGACATCATTGCGTTCATCCTGCTTGTCATCATTCTAACAGTAAAACCAACCGGCCTGTTTGCTAAGGGGGGACATTGA